The following are encoded in a window of Hyalangium minutum genomic DNA:
- a CDS encoding GNAT family N-acetyltransferase, giving the protein MIRESDLTPEPQPSQWLRVEIVHELSALARMRSEWDALMDASDAGPFNAWEWIYPWCRRIAPDRRPLVLTARDRTGTLVGLMPLGFELCHVLGRQVGRLSFLGETYVGSDYLDVVAKRGMEEPVTRAFAHGLREMHGGWDVLDLVDLHEDSLTVKVLREAFPDLEVRVTDRYVCPYETFRPGEAFDLFLKRTGRRDNYLRRRKWLEKQEGYRIERTEAPGELAAPMADFFRLHSARWAADGGSQGIQSHEVESFHRDATQFLAERGLLRLYTMKVGGQAVASVYGLIYRDTFIYYQSGYDPEWRNRSVGLVLVGETFKDAIEGGLRHYDFLRGTETYKSDWTSKERRTVAVRIHAFQGAGHWFTRQEELARGARDVVKRLLPEATVERIRRLRRSRSAG; this is encoded by the coding sequence ATGATCCGTGAATCCGACCTGACGCCCGAACCGCAGCCCTCACAGTGGCTGCGGGTGGAGATCGTCCACGAGCTCTCCGCGCTGGCCCGGATGCGCTCCGAGTGGGATGCGCTGATGGATGCCAGCGACGCGGGGCCCTTCAACGCGTGGGAATGGATCTACCCGTGGTGCCGCCGCATCGCTCCGGATCGGCGGCCGCTGGTCCTCACGGCGAGGGATCGCACCGGCACGCTGGTGGGGCTCATGCCGCTCGGCTTCGAGCTGTGCCATGTGCTGGGCCGCCAGGTGGGCCGGCTGTCCTTCCTGGGGGAGACATACGTCGGCAGCGACTATCTGGACGTGGTGGCCAAGCGCGGGATGGAAGAGCCCGTGACGCGCGCCTTTGCGCACGGGCTCCGCGAGATGCACGGCGGTTGGGACGTGCTGGATCTGGTGGATCTGCACGAGGACTCGCTCACGGTGAAGGTGCTGCGTGAGGCCTTCCCAGACCTGGAGGTCCGCGTCACGGATCGCTACGTGTGCCCGTACGAGACCTTCCGGCCGGGAGAGGCCTTCGATCTCTTCCTCAAGCGCACGGGCCGGCGGGACAACTACCTGCGCCGGCGCAAGTGGCTGGAGAAGCAGGAGGGCTACCGCATCGAGCGCACCGAGGCGCCTGGGGAACTCGCGGCTCCCATGGCGGACTTCTTCCGGCTGCACTCGGCGCGCTGGGCCGCGGACGGTGGCTCTCAGGGCATCCAGAGCCACGAGGTCGAGTCTTTCCACCGGGACGCCACGCAGTTCCTGGCCGAGCGCGGCCTGCTGCGCCTCTACACGATGAAGGTGGGCGGCCAGGCTGTGGCCTCGGTGTACGGCCTCATCTACCGGGACACGTTCATCTACTACCAGTCCGGCTACGATCCGGAGTGGCGCAACCGGAGCGTGGGGCTCGTGCTGGTGGGCGAGACGTTCAAGGACGCCATCGAGGGCGGCCTCCGCCACTACGACTTCCTTCGAGGCACGGAGACGTACAAGTCCGACTGGACCTCGAAGGAGCGGCGCACGGTGGCGGTGCGCATCCACGCCTTCCAGGGCGCGGGCCACTGGTTCACCCGTCAGGAGGAACTGGCTCGCGGCGCTCGCGATGTGGTCAAGCGCCTGCTGCCGGAGGCCACCGTCGAGCGGATCCGCCGGCTGCGGCGGAGCCGGTCCGCGGGGTAG
- a CDS encoding GumC family protein, whose amino-acid sequence MERGMTADQVLVALWRRKALVGAIAAAVFAVGAAVVVTRPSMYEATSVVRVEPQRPGEEMVQRTVSELIEQRLLTVRQELMARPVLQKAIEEMNLYPELVSKKGMEAAVTQMRKDLAVKVEGENAFELTYTNHDPQVAAQVANRLPAIFAEETLKLRQAQASRATQLFTEEMDSLAKSVSTWERRIAQFKVDHMGELPEQMEMNMRALERISHDLQTKSEELRVAENRRSDLARARNAADSEAGRLEAAENGLTRSLVAARTQWTEDHPEVKRLQSELENMTSKRKDAEGRLVAERQERARAADLITGIQTEIASMHKQAETFQKRLDNTPRWAHELGVMNRDYEIARTKYQSVVSRKVEAELAEELEAKTSKSLFNVISPAGVPGVPARPDRFGGLLISMLIALGVGVLTGVIIEMRDDSIRDGHEVRERLTLPVLAVVPNMQGKTEKRVLMPSSQVRNGISSPTELN is encoded by the coding sequence ATGGAGCGTGGGATGACGGCGGACCAGGTGCTTGTGGCCCTGTGGCGCCGCAAGGCTCTGGTAGGGGCCATCGCAGCAGCGGTGTTCGCGGTGGGGGCGGCCGTCGTGGTGACGCGCCCCAGCATGTACGAGGCAACTTCGGTGGTCCGCGTGGAGCCACAGCGGCCCGGCGAGGAAATGGTGCAGCGCACCGTGAGCGAGCTGATTGAACAGCGCCTGCTCACCGTGCGGCAGGAACTGATGGCCCGGCCGGTGCTGCAGAAGGCCATCGAGGAGATGAACCTCTACCCCGAGCTCGTCTCGAAGAAGGGGATGGAGGCGGCCGTCACCCAGATGCGCAAGGATCTGGCGGTGAAGGTGGAGGGCGAGAACGCCTTCGAGCTGACGTACACGAACCATGATCCGCAGGTGGCGGCCCAGGTGGCCAACCGCCTGCCGGCCATCTTCGCGGAGGAGACGCTCAAGCTGCGCCAGGCCCAGGCCTCGCGTGCCACCCAGCTCTTCACCGAGGAGATGGACTCGCTGGCCAAGAGCGTGTCCACCTGGGAGCGCCGCATCGCCCAGTTCAAGGTGGACCACATGGGCGAGTTGCCGGAGCAGATGGAGATGAACATGCGCGCCCTGGAGCGGATCAGCCATGATCTCCAGACCAAGTCCGAGGAGCTGCGCGTGGCGGAGAACCGCCGCTCGGATTTGGCCCGGGCTCGCAACGCCGCGGACAGCGAGGCCGGCCGCCTCGAGGCCGCCGAGAACGGACTCACCCGGTCCCTGGTCGCCGCCCGCACTCAGTGGACGGAGGACCACCCCGAGGTGAAGCGCCTGCAGAGTGAGCTGGAGAACATGACGTCCAAGCGCAAGGACGCCGAGGGCCGCCTGGTGGCCGAGCGCCAGGAGCGCGCCCGGGCCGCTGATCTCATCACCGGCATTCAGACGGAGATTGCCTCCATGCACAAGCAGGCCGAGACGTTCCAGAAGCGCCTGGACAACACTCCGCGCTGGGCCCACGAGCTGGGCGTGATGAACCGGGACTACGAGATCGCCCGCACCAAGTACCAGAGCGTGGTGTCTCGCAAGGTGGAGGCCGAGCTGGCCGAGGAGCTCGAGGCGAAGACCTCCAAGAGCCTCTTCAACGTCATCTCGCCTGCCGGCGTGCCCGGCGTGCCTGCTCGCCCGGATCGCTTCGGCGGCCTGCTGATCTCGATGCTGATCGCCCTGGGCGTGGGTGTGCTCACCGGCGTCATCATCGAGATGCGCGACGACAGCATCCGCGATGGCCATGAGGTGCGTGAGCGGCTCACCTTGCCGGTGCTGGCGGTGGTCCCGAACATGCAGGGGAAGACGGAGAAGCGGGTGTTGATGCCCAGTTCTCAAGTGCGGAACGGGATTTCTTCCCCGACCGAGCTGAACTGA
- a CDS encoding gluconeogenesis factor YvcK family protein, translating into MSVIDLESTLQDFFGEDARAARQEGRNELLRSQVDRPTRIVAMGGGTGLPMVLRGLARKAEPKLGDPGVDITAVVTMSDDGGSSGRLRRSHGVLPPGDIRNCLVALAGGKNALAEVFQYRFGGAKGLAGHAVGNLLIAALAELKGDFLEAVRVSGELLGARGKVLPCTLANVQLVAQMDDSTEVVGESNIVRAHGRVRRVSLSPRSPPPAEGLIESIHSADLIVIGPGSLYSSVIPNLLVDGVAQALRETRALKVMVANLMTQPGETDGMNCLDHVKAVISHAGPVLDAVLINGTMPPHESIQRYARKGAYVISVSRRELITAGVVPVEADLLKEGSKIRHDSRKVARCLLKMARCGL; encoded by the coding sequence ATGTCTGTGATCGATCTGGAGTCGACTCTCCAAGACTTCTTTGGCGAGGATGCGAGGGCAGCCCGGCAGGAGGGGCGCAACGAGCTGTTGCGTTCGCAGGTGGATCGGCCGACCCGGATTGTCGCGATGGGCGGCGGCACCGGGCTTCCCATGGTGCTCCGGGGCCTGGCCCGGAAGGCCGAGCCCAAGCTGGGTGATCCCGGCGTGGACATCACCGCCGTCGTCACCATGAGCGATGACGGCGGCAGCTCGGGCCGGCTGCGCCGCTCGCACGGCGTGCTGCCTCCGGGAGACATCCGCAACTGCCTGGTGGCGCTCGCGGGCGGCAAGAACGCGCTGGCCGAGGTGTTCCAGTACCGCTTCGGCGGCGCCAAGGGCCTGGCCGGGCACGCGGTGGGCAACCTGCTCATCGCCGCGCTCGCGGAGCTCAAGGGGGACTTCCTGGAGGCGGTGCGCGTCTCCGGCGAGCTGCTTGGGGCGCGCGGCAAGGTGCTGCCGTGCACGCTGGCCAACGTGCAGCTCGTGGCCCAGATGGATGACTCCACCGAGGTGGTGGGCGAGAGCAACATCGTCCGTGCCCATGGCCGCGTGCGCCGGGTGTCGCTGAGCCCTCGCTCGCCGCCTCCCGCCGAGGGGCTGATCGAGTCCATTCACAGCGCGGATCTGATCGTCATCGGGCCGGGCTCGCTGTACTCGAGCGTCATTCCGAACCTGCTGGTGGATGGCGTGGCCCAGGCCCTGCGCGAGACGCGGGCGCTCAAGGTCATGGTCGCCAACCTGATGACGCAGCCGGGTGAGACGGACGGCATGAACTGTCTGGATCACGTCAAGGCCGTCATCAGCCACGCGGGGCCGGTGCTGGACGCGGTGCTCATCAACGGCACGATGCCTCCGCACGAGTCCATCCAGCGCTATGCCCGGAAGGGCGCCTATGTCATCTCGGTGAGCCGCCGCGAGCTCATCACCGCCGGCGTTGTGCCCGTGGAGGCGGATCTCCTCAAGGAGGGGTCCAAGATCCGACACGACAGCCGCAAGGTGGCCCGCTGCCTCCTGAAGATGGCGCGCTGCGGCTTGTAG
- a CDS encoding cytochrome c-type biogenesis protein, whose amino-acid sequence MTSFLLSLTLAAGLLTGQYAPQKGGTDPLADPVKEARVQKLGKALRCAVCQGVSIADSPASMARAQLDTVRELVAEGKTDEEIVEYFVERYGEWVLLEPPKHGFNWIVWLGPLALVAGGLFIISRQVKRGPEPAATTPAASSPPAAEAEDPYLQAVRRELDQ is encoded by the coding sequence ATGACTTCCTTCCTGCTCTCTCTCACCCTCGCCGCCGGCCTTTTGACCGGCCAGTACGCTCCCCAGAAGGGGGGCACCGATCCTCTCGCCGATCCGGTGAAGGAAGCCCGCGTCCAGAAGCTCGGCAAGGCGCTGCGCTGCGCCGTGTGCCAGGGCGTCTCCATCGCCGACAGCCCGGCCTCCATGGCCCGCGCCCAGCTGGACACCGTGCGCGAGCTTGTCGCCGAGGGAAAGACGGACGAGGAGATCGTCGAGTACTTCGTGGAGCGCTACGGCGAGTGGGTGCTGCTCGAGCCCCCGAAGCACGGCTTCAACTGGATCGTCTGGCTGGGCCCGCTGGCGCTCGTCGCCGGAGGCCTCTTCATCATCTCGCGGCAGGTGAAGCGAGGCCCTGAGCCCGCAGCCACCACCCCTGCCGCCTCCTCGCCGCCCGCAGCCGAGGCCGAGGACCCCTACCTGCAGGCCGTGCGCCGGGAGCTCGATCAATGA
- a CDS encoding CpsD/CapB family tyrosine-protein kinase, translated as MDRTIERAGNFLPRVDETAGNPNAVDRRVVTLTAPASVAAEQYRTLYYRLERMREVKQMKVIAFTSALPGEGKTVTAVNLALAAARANPERRILLIDADLRRSQVAQVLGIRGKQGLAELLAGECEVRDVVRRFNATKLAVIPAGTTPEEPTQVLAGSRMKQFLKAVRDNFDEVYIDLPPTLPFADATILGHQSDGVLMVVRANVTPTKAINQAVEQLGGAPILGCVLNGAEVSTPSYLKNYMK; from the coding sequence ATGGATAGGACGATAGAGCGGGCGGGCAACTTCCTTCCTCGGGTGGACGAGACGGCCGGAAACCCGAATGCAGTGGATCGCCGGGTGGTCACGCTGACGGCGCCGGCCTCGGTGGCGGCGGAGCAGTACCGCACCCTGTACTACCGGCTGGAGCGGATGCGCGAGGTGAAGCAGATGAAGGTCATCGCCTTCACCTCCGCGCTGCCTGGCGAGGGCAAGACGGTGACGGCGGTGAACCTGGCGCTGGCCGCGGCACGGGCCAATCCGGAGCGGCGCATCCTGCTGATTGACGCGGATCTGCGTCGCAGCCAGGTGGCCCAGGTGCTGGGCATCCGCGGCAAGCAGGGTCTGGCCGAGCTGCTGGCCGGTGAGTGCGAGGTTCGGGACGTGGTTCGCCGCTTCAACGCGACGAAGCTCGCGGTCATCCCGGCCGGCACCACGCCGGAGGAGCCCACCCAGGTGCTGGCTGGCTCCCGGATGAAGCAGTTCCTGAAGGCGGTGCGCGACAACTTCGATGAGGTCTACATCGATCTGCCGCCCACGCTGCCCTTCGCGGATGCCACCATCCTGGGCCACCAGTCGGACGGTGTGCTCATGGTGGTCCGCGCCAACGTGACGCCCACCAAGGCGATCAACCAGGCGGTGGAGCAGCTTGGCGGCGCGCCCATCCTGGGCTGCGTGCTGAACGGGGCCGAGGTGAGTACGCCCTCGTACCTGAAGAACTACATGAAGTAG
- a CDS encoding sugar transferase — protein sequence MLRVFHHYFSAKKLTFFLVESTAIALACVLGAAGCAFMFAPAGLRPPLQGLLPTLLGLSAAFVFTFQFTMYLLDLYDLRVAAEDRQRGYRFLKAAGVTAAMVGVGTLVVALAYPVQLPPGMLLGGAMGALAGTLAVRVAIHALVGEPSPVLLIGDGVKARSVMKAIEEGGEGTYKVVAMVDPRREGVGPLEEMATRLKAEYVVQAADDMRGANWVQGLLRCRLEGRLVYDAAGFCERVLRRIPVQFLRASDFAFADELTQSPLRRGCKRLFDIFVASLLLVLASPVLVLVAIAIKLDSQGPVFYRQERVGLGGKSYWLWKFRSMRTDAEKNGAVWAKANDDRVTRVGRFIRKTRMDEIPQVFNVLVGEMSFVGPRPERPVFVEQLKQQIPFYGLREAVKPGITGWAQIRYPYGASVEDARNKLEFDLYYVKNGSLFLDLGIIFHTVRHVLLGRGAR from the coding sequence GTGCTTCGGGTTTTTCACCACTATTTCTCTGCCAAGAAGCTCACGTTCTTTCTCGTCGAAAGCACGGCGATTGCTCTGGCCTGTGTGCTCGGCGCTGCGGGCTGCGCCTTCATGTTCGCGCCCGCGGGGCTTCGTCCGCCGCTGCAGGGGCTGCTGCCCACGCTGCTCGGACTGAGCGCGGCGTTCGTTTTCACCTTCCAGTTCACGATGTACCTGCTGGATCTGTATGACCTGCGCGTGGCCGCCGAGGATCGGCAGCGCGGGTACCGCTTCCTCAAGGCCGCGGGCGTCACCGCCGCGATGGTGGGCGTGGGGACGCTGGTGGTGGCGCTGGCTTATCCGGTGCAGCTGCCGCCCGGCATGCTCCTGGGCGGGGCGATGGGCGCGCTGGCCGGCACGCTGGCGGTGCGCGTGGCCATCCACGCGCTGGTGGGCGAGCCCTCTCCGGTGCTGCTCATTGGTGACGGGGTGAAGGCCCGCTCGGTGATGAAGGCCATCGAGGAGGGCGGTGAGGGTACCTATAAGGTCGTCGCCATGGTCGACCCGCGCCGCGAGGGGGTGGGGCCGCTGGAGGAGATGGCCACCCGCCTCAAGGCCGAGTACGTGGTGCAGGCCGCGGACGACATGCGCGGCGCCAATTGGGTGCAGGGGCTGCTGCGCTGCCGGTTGGAAGGGCGGCTGGTCTATGACGCCGCGGGCTTCTGCGAGCGCGTGCTGCGCCGCATCCCCGTGCAGTTCCTGCGCGCCAGTGACTTCGCCTTCGCGGACGAGCTCACCCAGTCGCCGCTGCGGCGCGGGTGCAAGCGGCTGTTCGATATCTTCGTGGCGTCGCTGCTCCTGGTGCTGGCCTCGCCGGTGCTGGTGCTGGTGGCGATCGCCATCAAGCTGGACTCGCAGGGCCCGGTCTTCTACCGCCAGGAGCGCGTGGGCCTGGGCGGCAAGTCCTACTGGTTGTGGAAGTTCCGCAGCATGCGCACGGATGCGGAGAAGAACGGCGCGGTGTGGGCCAAGGCGAATGACGATCGCGTCACCCGCGTGGGCCGCTTCATCCGCAAGACGCGCATGGATGAGATTCCCCAGGTCTTCAACGTGTTGGTGGGGGAAATGAGCTTCGTGGGGCCTCGGCCGGAGCGCCCCGTGTTCGTGGAGCAGCTCAAGCAGCAGATCCCATTCTACGGGCTGCGCGAGGCAGTGAAGCCCGGCATCACCGGGTGGGCGCAGATCCGTTATCCCTACGGGGCATCGGTGGAGGATGCCCGTAACAAGCTCGAGTTCGATCTGTACTACGTGAAGAACGGCTCGCTGTTCCTGGATCTCGGGATCATCTTCCACACCGTGCGGCATGTGCTGCTCGGCCGTGGCGCGCGGTAG
- a CDS encoding tetratricopeptide repeat protein, translating to MTPQTNWTPGIIALVVSLLCGIGYLLLQRSKGSAPPTPEPQKDGVLDDLERRAQSLIEQLKELVAEKHNLSPEQFQAEKSRLELEAAAALRARDEYLQKRKPGTAGTPGSPAAAPGQAAPAPTGFAARNPQLVGALWGAGVVVFFGTLGYLLVSEQRARDDGMEATGRLPPGQSGMGQQQDPGQMPPQEDPQYAEALERLRNNPSDLEASGFVGHEMIRNRQLDEAERITKKALAVDPFHIESRVHLGVLHAIRGDASGAEQELLVLADTYPGAQEALLFLGFIHLQSGNRPRALEFFERFTVEVPRDQQPPGLDAAIAQLRQEVGGAP from the coding sequence ATGACGCCGCAGACCAACTGGACGCCGGGCATCATCGCCCTGGTGGTCTCTCTGCTCTGTGGAATTGGGTACCTGCTGCTCCAGCGGAGCAAGGGCAGCGCGCCCCCCACGCCCGAGCCGCAGAAGGACGGCGTGCTGGATGACCTGGAGCGGCGCGCCCAGTCGCTGATCGAGCAGCTCAAGGAGCTGGTGGCGGAGAAGCACAACCTCTCTCCCGAGCAGTTCCAGGCGGAGAAGTCCCGGCTGGAGCTCGAGGCCGCCGCCGCCCTGCGCGCCCGCGACGAGTACCTCCAGAAGCGCAAGCCGGGAACGGCGGGGACGCCGGGCTCTCCTGCGGCTGCACCCGGCCAGGCCGCTCCGGCGCCCACGGGCTTCGCGGCGCGGAACCCGCAGCTGGTGGGCGCGCTGTGGGGCGCGGGCGTGGTCGTCTTCTTCGGGACGCTGGGCTACCTGCTGGTGTCCGAGCAGCGCGCGCGCGACGACGGCATGGAGGCCACGGGCCGGCTTCCTCCCGGGCAGTCCGGCATGGGCCAGCAGCAGGATCCGGGGCAGATGCCTCCGCAGGAGGATCCGCAGTACGCCGAGGCCCTGGAGCGGCTGCGCAACAACCCGAGCGATCTCGAGGCCTCGGGCTTCGTGGGCCACGAGATGATCCGGAACCGTCAGCTCGACGAGGCGGAGCGGATCACCAAGAAGGCGCTCGCCGTGGATCCGTTCCACATCGAGTCGCGGGTCCACCTGGGCGTGCTGCACGCCATCCGGGGCGACGCCTCGGGCGCGGAGCAGGAACTGCTGGTGCTGGCGGACACCTACCCGGGCGCACAGGAGGCGCTGCTGTTCCTGGGCTTCATCCACCTGCAGTCGGGCAACCGCCCCCGGGCGCTGGAGTTCTTCGAGCGCTTCACCGTGGAGGTGCCGCGCGACCAGCAGCCTCCGGGGCTGGACGCCGCCATCGCCCAGCTTCGCCAGGAAGTCGGCGGCGCCCCCTGA
- a CDS encoding DegT/DnrJ/EryC1/StrS family aminotransferase — MNSNQKLFVPSLPTLWPSMLWGRAKTAGFQPFASANVRYFYFARNAVWLTVKMLGLDKGEVLMPSYHHGVEVEAVIDAGATPRFYRVGSRWDVDLEDVEKKIGPKTKALYLVHYAGFPGPVSEMREIADRHGLPLIEDCALSLLSADGTQPLGTTGDIGIFCLYKTLPVPNGGALTINGPRQYSLPEPPPPPLASTFSHTVSALLQNLELRGGTMGRGLRSLIRKVGHGTVKAANIERVATGTQHFNRDHVDMGMSPLTKRIALAQDLEGIVEKRRRNYFFLLGRLRDVSTPLFNQLPPGVCPLFYPIVVQDKAEVLGKLHAMGIDAIDFWNRFHPACDAAAFPEVGQLRRSIVEIPCHQDLEPEVMANVAAAVREAVKTDRRTRKRAG, encoded by the coding sequence ATGAACTCGAATCAGAAGCTGTTCGTCCCCTCCCTGCCCACACTGTGGCCGAGCATGCTGTGGGGCCGCGCGAAGACGGCCGGGTTCCAGCCGTTCGCCTCGGCGAACGTGCGCTACTTCTACTTCGCCCGGAACGCCGTCTGGCTCACGGTGAAGATGCTGGGGCTCGACAAGGGCGAGGTGCTCATGCCCTCGTACCACCACGGCGTGGAGGTGGAGGCCGTCATTGATGCCGGCGCCACGCCGCGCTTCTACCGCGTGGGCTCGCGCTGGGACGTGGACCTGGAGGACGTGGAGAAGAAGATCGGCCCGAAGACCAAGGCCCTCTACCTCGTCCACTACGCGGGCTTCCCGGGCCCGGTCTCGGAGATGCGCGAGATCGCCGACCGCCACGGACTGCCGCTCATCGAGGACTGCGCGCTCTCGCTGCTGTCCGCTGATGGCACCCAGCCGCTGGGCACCACGGGCGACATCGGCATCTTCTGCCTCTACAAGACGCTGCCGGTGCCGAACGGAGGCGCGCTGACCATCAACGGGCCTCGGCAGTACAGCCTGCCGGAGCCGCCGCCGCCGCCGCTGGCCTCGACGTTCAGCCACACTGTCTCCGCGCTGCTTCAGAACCTGGAGCTGCGGGGTGGGACCATGGGCCGAGGGCTGCGCAGCCTCATCCGCAAGGTGGGGCATGGCACGGTGAAGGCCGCCAACATCGAGCGCGTGGCCACGGGCACGCAGCACTTCAACCGCGACCACGTGGACATGGGCATGAGCCCGCTCACCAAGCGCATCGCGCTGGCCCAGGATCTGGAGGGCATCGTCGAGAAGCGGCGGCGCAACTACTTCTTCCTGCTCGGGCGCCTGCGCGATGTGTCCACGCCGCTGTTCAACCAGCTGCCGCCCGGTGTGTGCCCGCTCTTCTATCCGATCGTGGTGCAGGACAAGGCCGAGGTGCTCGGCAAGCTGCACGCGATGGGCATCGACGCCATCGACTTCTGGAACCGCTTCCACCCAGCCTGTGACGCGGCGGCCTTCCCCGAGGTGGGGCAGCTGCGCCGCTCCATCGTGGAGATCCCGTGCCACCAGGACCTCGAGCCCGAGGTGATGGCGAACGTGGCGGCCGCGGTGCGCGAGGCCGTGAAGACGGATCGCCGCACCCGCAAGCGCGCGGGCTGA
- a CDS encoding GNAT family N-acetyltransferase — MEARQLTPEPSVREVTDRAGFMALASEWNALVEATSHELFYRHEFIRIWIDNFAPSAQLRILTLRDAEGKLTAALPLMAERATMYGIPVRQLTGTANPHSCRFDLIAREPEAAAAMFFAWLRRDRSWDVLRLTDVPEGGAGWELFEVAKRAGLPTGAWEALQSPYVPLPATREAFLATLQSKFKANCRRRRKKLEEKGRVEFERVDGGLELEGKLEEGFALEQSGWKGQQGTAMAQDAGSRGFYTELARDAAYAGRLSLYFLRLDGRPVAFQYGLTHGGRYFLLKPGYDESLKDCSPGQLLMDEVLADCISRGLREFDFLGPDMVWKRDWTDHVRRHTWLYLFNDSAFGRALCAAKFRWVPTAKEVVARWKK; from the coding sequence ATGGAAGCCAGACAGCTCACACCCGAACCCAGTGTCCGGGAGGTGACGGACCGGGCCGGGTTCATGGCGCTCGCGTCCGAGTGGAACGCGCTCGTGGAGGCCACCTCCCACGAGCTCTTCTATCGCCATGAGTTCATCCGCATCTGGATCGACAACTTCGCGCCCTCGGCGCAGCTGCGGATCCTCACCCTGAGGGACGCGGAGGGGAAGCTGACGGCGGCCCTGCCGCTGATGGCCGAGCGCGCCACGATGTACGGCATCCCCGTGCGCCAGCTCACGGGCACGGCCAATCCGCACTCGTGCCGCTTCGATCTGATCGCCCGGGAGCCGGAGGCCGCCGCGGCCATGTTCTTCGCGTGGCTGCGCAGGGACCGGAGCTGGGACGTGCTGCGGCTGACGGACGTGCCCGAGGGTGGCGCGGGCTGGGAGCTGTTCGAGGTGGCGAAGCGCGCGGGGCTGCCGACGGGGGCCTGGGAGGCGCTCCAGTCGCCCTACGTGCCGTTGCCCGCCACCCGGGAAGCCTTCCTGGCCACGCTGCAGTCCAAGTTCAAGGCCAACTGCCGCCGGCGCCGCAAGAAGCTGGAGGAGAAGGGCCGCGTCGAGTTCGAGCGGGTGGACGGCGGCCTGGAACTGGAGGGCAAGCTGGAGGAGGGCTTCGCGCTCGAGCAGAGCGGCTGGAAGGGCCAGCAGGGGACGGCCATGGCGCAGGACGCGGGCTCGCGAGGCTTCTACACGGAGCTGGCGCGGGACGCGGCGTACGCGGGTCGGCTCTCGCTCTACTTCCTGCGGCTGGACGGGCGCCCGGTGGCCTTTCAATACGGCCTCACCCACGGCGGGCGCTACTTCCTGCTCAAGCCCGGCTACGACGAGAGCCTCAAGGATTGCAGCCCCGGCCAGCTGCTGATGGACGAGGTGCTGGCGGACTGCATCTCGCGCGGGCTGCGCGAGTTCGACTTCCTGGGGCCGGACATGGTGTGGAAGCGCGACTGGACGGACCACGTCCGCCGCCACACCTGGCTCTACCTGTTCAACGACTCCGCCTTCGGCCGTGCGTTGTGCGCGGCGAAGTTCCGGTGGGTCCCCACGGCGAAAGAGGTGGTGGCGCGATGGAAGAAATGA